From one Pristis pectinata isolate sPriPec2 chromosome 12, sPriPec2.1.pri, whole genome shotgun sequence genomic stretch:
- the LOC127576720 gene encoding LOW QUALITY PROTEIN: cytochrome c oxidase subunit 5B, mitochondrial (The sequence of the model RefSeq protein was modified relative to this genomic sequence to represent the inferred CDS: deleted 1 base in 1 codon), which produces MAARLVVRSGLSLRPLAAAGRPAARLLVRPMALTGIPTDEEQSTGLERKTLQAMKKGMDPYSILKPKEYAGTKDDPHIVPSITEKRIVGCICEEDNTAIVWFWLHSGSPSVVHPVDHTINSSIMSFLISLVTIVK; this is translated from the exons ATGGCGGCGCGACTGGTTGTGCGGAGCGGTCTCAGTCTCCGGCCCCTGGCGGCTGCGGGACGTCCCGCCGCCCGGCTGCTGGTCAGGCCCATGGCATTGACAG GTATTCCAACAGATGAAGAGCAGTCCACTGGACTTGAACGAAAGACGTTGCAAGCAATGAAAAAAGGGATG gacCCCTACAGTATTCTCAAACCTAAAGAGTATGCAGGTACTAAGGACGATCCTCACATTGTTCCTTCAATCACTGAGAAGAGGATTGTTGGTTGCATTT GTGAAGAGGACAACACTGCAATTGTTTGGTTCTGGCTGCATTCAGGA AGCCCCAGCGTTGTCCATCCTGTGGATCACACTATAAACTCGAGCATCATGAGCTTCCTCATTAGCCTTGTAACAATAGTTAAGTAG